One genomic window of Coffea eugenioides isolate CCC68of chromosome 1, Ceug_1.0, whole genome shotgun sequence includes the following:
- the LOC113763818 gene encoding cyclin-P3-1 isoform X2, which translates to METLALKTENACSETYLRLGLGESGKGSTGKPRLLSYLSSLLEKSVQKNERFLETTQTKDVITVFHGSKAPSLGIELYIERIFKYSCCSPSCFIVAYIYVERFIKRTNAVVTSLNVHRLLITSVMVAAKYIDDAECPNFARLISLRLLLLAYLSLLFVSSDTFGKYCALLEMEGSGGVQIERSIQACGIKGSWPNNEDSTCATAAR; encoded by the exons ATGGAAACATTGGCTCTTAAAACTGAGAATGCGTGTTCTGAGACTTACTTAAGACTGGGGCTCGGAGAATCTGGGAAGGGAAGTACAGGAAAACCCCGACTGCTATCATATCTGTCCTCACTTCTTGAGAAGTCTGTTCAGAAGAATGAAAGGTTTCTTGAGACTACACAAACTAAAGACGTTATTACGGTATTTCACGGTTCAAAAGCACCCTCTTTAGGCATTGAACTATACATTGAACGAATTTTTAAGTACTCATGCTGCAGTCCTTCCTGCTTCATTGTTGCATATATTTATGTGGAGAGATTTATTAAGCGCACCAATGCTGTTGTAACTTCTCTTAATGTTCACCGCCTTCTCATCACCAGTGTCATGGTGGCAGCAAAATATATTGATGATGC GGAGTGTCCAAACTTTGCCAGACTAATCTCCCTGCGCCTGTTACTTTTGGCTTATTTGTCTTTG CTTTTTGTAAGCAGTGATACCTTCGGGAAGTACTGTGCGCTGTTGGAAATGGAAGGTAGTGGAGGTGTCCAGATCGAACGCTCAATTCAGGCATGCGGAATAAAGGGCAGTTGGCCAAACAACGAAGATTCGACTTGTGCTACAGCTGCTAGATGA
- the LOC113763818 gene encoding cyclin-P3-1 isoform X1, protein METLALKTENACSETYLRLGLGESGKGSTGKPRLLSYLSSLLEKSVQKNERFLETTQTKDVITVFHGSKAPSLGIELYIERIFKYSCCSPSCFIVAYIYVERFIKRTNAVVTSLNVHRLLITSVMVAAKYIDDAFYNNAYYARVGGVGTLELNKLEMKFLFGVDFQLFVSSDTFGKYCALLEMEGSGGVQIERSIQACGIKGSWPNNEDSTCATAAR, encoded by the exons ATGGAAACATTGGCTCTTAAAACTGAGAATGCGTGTTCTGAGACTTACTTAAGACTGGGGCTCGGAGAATCTGGGAAGGGAAGTACAGGAAAACCCCGACTGCTATCATATCTGTCCTCACTTCTTGAGAAGTCTGTTCAGAAGAATGAAAGGTTTCTTGAGACTACACAAACTAAAGACGTTATTACGGTATTTCACGGTTCAAAAGCACCCTCTTTAGGCATTGAACTATACATTGAACGAATTTTTAAGTACTCATGCTGCAGTCCTTCCTGCTTCATTGTTGCATATATTTATGTGGAGAGATTTATTAAGCGCACCAATGCTGTTGTAACTTCTCTTAATGTTCACCGCCTTCTCATCACCAGTGTCATGGTGGCAGCAAAATATATTGATGATGC GTTTTACAATAATGCATATTATGCCAGAGTTGGAGGTGTGGGCACATTAGAGTTGAACAAGTTGGAAATGAAGTTTTTATTTGGTGTGGATTTTCAGCTTTTTGTAAGCAGTGATACCTTCGGGAAGTACTGTGCGCTGTTGGAAATGGAAGGTAGTGGAGGTGTCCAGATCGAACGCTCAATTCAGGCATGCGGAATAAAGGGCAGTTGGCCAAACAACGAAGATTCGACTTGTGCTACAGCTGCTAGATGA
- the LOC113778375 gene encoding ARM REPEAT PROTEIN INTERACTING WITH ABF2 has protein sequence MENQSQRRHEQLPSSSAARRSLKRKLDEDFEDDRKIEALSPPDAHQDLVREVRTQVQILDSTFSSIEADRASSKRAIQILSELAKNEEIVNVIVDCGAVPALVRHLQAPPPVREGDSAPRPYEHEVEKGSAFTLGLLAIKPEHQQLIVDAGALPHLVDLLKRHRSGQNSRAVNGVIRRAADAITNLAHENSSIKTRVRIEGGIPPLVELLEFIDTKVQRAAAGALRTLAFKNDENKNQIVECNALPTLILMLRSEDAAIHYEAVGVIGNLVHSSPNIKKEVLLAGALQPVIGLLSSCCSESQREAALLLGQFAATDSDCKVHIVQRGAVRPLIDMLQSPDPQLREMSAFALGRLAQDMHNQAGIAHSGGIMPLLKLLDSKNGSLQHNAAFALYGLADNEDNVADLIRVGGVQKLQDGEFIVQPTRDCVAKTLKRLEEKIHGRVLSHLLYLMRVGEKVVQRRIALALAHLCSPDDQRTIFIDNSGLELLLELLESTNFKHQRDASVALYKLASKASTLSPVDAAPPSPIPQVYLGEQYVNNSTLSDVTFLIEGKRFYAHRICLLASSDAFRAMFDGGYRERDAKDIEIPNIRWDVFELMMRYIYTGSVNVNLDVAQDLLRAADQYLLEGLKRLCEYSIAQDISVENVSLMFELSEAFNAMSLQHACILFILENFDKLSLMPWYSHLIQRILPETRQYFLKALIRPTQAELRR, from the exons ATGGAGAACCAGAGCCAAAGACGCCATGAACAATTACCATCAAGTTCAGCAGCgaggagaagcttgaagagaaAGCTTGACGAGGATTTCGAGGACGATCGTAAGATCGAAGCTCTCTCCCCTCCCGACGCTCACCAAGATCTCGTCCGTGAGGTTCGCACTCAAGTGCAGATTCTGGACTCTACTTTCTCTTCGATCGAGGCAGATCGAGCCTCCTCGAAGCGCGCCATTCAGATTCTCTCTGAACTCGCCAAGAACG AGGAGATTGTTAACGTGATTGTGGATTGTGGAGCGGTTCCGGCGTTGGTGCGGCATCTCCAGGCGCCGCCGCCAGTGAGAGAGGGAGACAGTGCACCGAGACCTTACGAGCATGAAGTCGAGAAAGGAAGTGCATTCACTCTCGGTCTTCTTGCTATTAAA CCAGAGCATCAACAACTCATTGTAGATGCTGGAGCCCTGCCTCATCTTGTGGACCTTTTAAAGAGACACAGAAGTGGTCAAAACTCTAGGGCAGTCAATGGTGTTATTCGGAGGGCAGCAGATGCAATCACTAATTTGGCTCATGAGAATAGCAGTATTAAAACTCGTGTTAG GATTGAGGGTGGTATCCCCCCTCTTGTTGAATTGCTCGAGTTCATTGACACAAAGGTGCAGAGAGCAGCTGCTGGAGCTCTGCGAACACTTGCATTTAAGAATGATGAGAACAAGAATCAG ATTGTGGAATGCAATGCTCTGCCCACACTTATTTTAATGCTTCGTTCTGAGGATGCCGCGATCCATTATGAAGCG GTTGGTGTTATTGGGAATTTGGTTCATTCATCACCTAACATAAAGAAAGAAGTTCTTCTTGCTGGAGCTTTGCAACCTGTTATTGGATTACTTAG TTCCTGCTGTTCAGAGAGCCAAAGAGAAGCTGCTTTGCTACTTGGGCAATTTGCTGCAACAGATTCAGATTGTAAG GTTCACATTGTTCAGAGAGGTGCTGTGAGGCCATTGATCGACATGCTGCAATCTCCAGATCCTCAGTTACGGGAAATGTCAGCCTTTGCTCTGGGGAGGTTGGCACAG GATATGCACAACCAGGCTGGAATTGCTCATAGTGGTGGCATAATGCCATTACTGAAGCTTCTTGATTCAAAAAATGGATCTCTGCAACATAATGCTGCATTTGCACTTTATGGACTTGCAGATAATGAG GACAATGTTGCAGATCTTATTAGGGTTGGAGGTGTTCAGAAACTTCAAGATGGAGAATTCATTGTGCAA CCAACTAGAGATTGTGTAGCAAAAACGTTGAAGAGATTAGAGGAGAAGATCCATGGGCGA GTATTGAGCCATTTGTTGTATTTGATGCGTGTTGGAGAGAAGGTTGTACAACGACGCATTGCTTTGGCCCTTGCCCATCTTTGTTCTCCAGATGATCAGAGAACAATTTTTATTGATAACAGTG GTCTTGAGCTGCTTTTGGAGCTTCTTGAATCGACGAACTTCAAACACCAACGTGATGCCTCTGTTGCTCTGTACAAATTGGCTAGCAAAGCTAGCACACTTTCTCCTGTTGATGCTGCTCCTCCATCACCGATACCCCAG GTGTATTTGGGAGAGCAGTATGTAAATAATTCTACGTTGTCTGATGTCACATTCTTAATTGAAG GGAAACGGTTTTATGCTCATAGAATTTGCTTGCTTGCTTCTTCTGATGCTTTCAGAGCGATGTTTGATGGCGGTTACCGG GAGAGAGATGCCAAAGATATAGAGATTCCTAATATTAGATGGGATGTTTTTGAGTTGATGATGAG GTACATATACACTGGATCAGTCAATGTCAATTTGGATGTGGCACAGGATCTTCTGAGAGCTGCTGATCAGTATCTTCTGGAGGGCCTCAAACGATTATGTGAATATTCAATTGCTCAA GATATCTCGGTGGAAAACGTTTCTTTGATGTTTGAGCTATCAGAGGCATTCAATGCTATGTCATTACAGCATGCTTGTATACTGTTTATCCTCGAGAACTTTGACAAATTAAGTCTCATGCCATG GTATTCGCATCTGATCCAACGCATTTTACCAGAGACACGGCAGTACTTCTTAAAGGCGCTTATCCGGCCTACCCAAGCTGAATTACGGAGATAG